CATCGTCGGCCCTTCAGGCAGCGGCAAGACGACTCTGTTGAGCATGATCTCGGGAATTTTAAGGCCCAACTCCGGTACCGTCGTGATACATGGTCAAGAAATCTGGAAACTCGGTAACAACGCAATCGCCGATTTCAGACTGAACACCATCGGTTTCGTATTCCAGGATTACCACCTCTTCCCGAAACTGACCACCCTGGAAAACGTGGCGATTCCCTTGATTCTCAAGAAGCAGGACTGGAAAAAGGCAATGGATACCGCCATGGAGTTCCTGGAGGTGGTGGAGCTCAAGGAGAGGGCTTCGCTTCCTCCCCTCAAGTTGAGCGGAGGCGAGCAGCAGCGTGTGGCCATAGCCAGGGCTATCGTCAGTCGTCCGGATATTTTGATTCTGGACGAACCCACCGCTTCGCTGGACGGCAACACAGGTAAAAAGATCCTGGGCTTCGTGAAAGAAAACGTTTTGAACGAACATCGGTGCATTCTGATTGTCACCCACGACAGCAGGATATTCGAATATGCCGACCGTATGATCAAGATGGAAGATGGAAAAATCGTAGAGGTTTTGAGCGGAGGATTTGATGAGGAATAAGCTGCTGTTTGCTTTGGCGATCCTAGGCATTGTGGCAGGCTTTGTCAGCGCCTATATCTACAGCACTCAGAAGAAAGCGTTGCCTCCAGTCTTCAATCCCGCACCCAACCCCTATGTAAAAGGCATTTATACAAATGGCATCGTTGAAAGCTACCAGTCGAATGGAGAAAACATCAATATATTCCCCGAAGTATCGGGAACAGTCGCGCAGATCCCTGTAGTCGAAGGCGCAAAGGTGCGCCGGGGCGATCCGTTGCTCGTCATGGACGATTCCATCCAGCGAGCGCTCGTCGAGCAGCAGAAGGCCCAGGCTGATGCCGCGCAGGCTCTGCTGCAGCAGCTCAAGGCTCAACCGAGAAAAGAAACTCTCGAAGTATCGAAAGCACAGGTAGATTTTGCGGCGGCAAGCTACAAGACTTCTCTGGCCCAATATGAAAAGCAGAAGAAATCTTATGAATTGAACCCCAAGTCGGTGAGCCCGGATCAACTGGATAATGCAGAGAATGCAGCCAAAGCGGCCCAGGCGAACCTCCTGGTAGCACAGAAACAGTATGAACTGACCAAGGCGGGAGCCTGGATTTATGATATACGAAACCAGCAGTATCAATATGAAGCCTTGTCAAAAGCCCTGGCGAGTTCAAAAGCGCTCTTGGAAAAATACACTCTGCGTGCTCCTGTCGATGGAGTGATTCTCGCGGTCAACACCGCTGTCGGCAGTTTCATATCTCCTCAGGGTGCTTATGGAACCTATACGCAAGGTTTCAACCCTATCATCGTCATGGCGACTTCCGCGCCCTATTGCGGGGTGAGGTGCTACATCGATGAGATTCTCATCGCAAGGCTTCCTCCGCCGGACCAGATGAATGCCCGAATGTTTTTCAGGGGAACGAACATCAGTGTACCCCTGGAATACGAACGAGTGCAGCCATACGTCATCCCCAAGATCGAGCTTTCGAATCAGAGGACCGAGAGAGTCGACGTCAGAGTGCTGCCGATTTTGTTTCGGTTCAAACCTCTGAAGGACATGGCTGTCTATCCCGGCCAACTGGTGGATGTCTATGTGGAATCGAAATGAATCTCAGAAAAGTAAAGGCCTGAAACTATAGGAAGCGGGATGGACCTCACACATCAAGCATTCAGTGGTTTTCTGCCCGACGGCAACGGTACCTGTCAAACGGACCGGCAGTCCCTCCATTCGCAAAGGAAGTCGCGACGTATGCCACTGCCGCCTGGAAGTGCGATGAAAGGCGGACGAAGGGTTCTTTGGTTTCACTTGTGGATTTTTTGTGCATGGATTTCGATGCTTGCCTACGGATGTGCGGTGGGCCCCGATTTCGTGCGCCCCAAACCTCCTGCAGTGTCCCGGTATACCCAGGGGAAACAACCTACCGAAACGGTATCGGCTGATGGCCAGGCACAAGTTTTTGAATATGGCGCAAATATTACCGAAGACTACTGGCGGATGTTCAAATCTCCTCCGCTGAATGCAATGATCAGGGAAGCCATAGAGGAAAACCCCGGACTTCAGTCGGCACAGGCACGCCTTCGCCAAAGCCAAGAAAATCTTCGAGCCGGTTACGGCGTATTTTTTCCACAGATTGGTGGAAGCTTCGACGCCACCAGGCAGAAATTCTCACCCCAGAAGTTCGGCAGTTCTTCACCCAGCAATATCTTTAACCTCTTTACCGCCTCGGCTACCATATCCTATGTCCTGGATGTGTTCGGCGGACAGCGCCGCACCATCGAGAGCCTTTCGGCCCAGGTGGATCAACAGAATTATACCACCCAGGCCGCCTATCTCACTCTTACGGGCAATATCGTCAATGCGGCCATCGCACAAGCCGCCTATCGCGCCGAAATAGAGGCCTCGGAGCAAATCATCTCCTTTGAAAAGGAACTGGTCGAACTTACTGAAACTCAGGCACAAGCGGGAACCGTGCCGTACGTCAATGTCCTCAGCCTCAAGTCACAGCTTCTAGCCACTGAGGCCACTCTTCCTACGCTCAAAAAAAACCTCGATCAGAGTCTGCATCTCCTGGCGGCGCTGCTGGGGCGCGCCTCTGGAGAGTGGCTTCCTCCGCCTCTCACTTTGGAGGACTTCGCTCTTCCTGCCAACCTTCCCATAACTCTCCCATCCGAGCTTGTGCGCCGCCGCCCCGATATTCTGGCATCAGAAGCTCAAGTCCACACCGCCAGCGCCAACGTCGGAGTCGCAACCGCCGCCATGTTTCCGAGTTTCACTTTGAGTGGAGAGCTGGGGCAGAACAGTTCCGACATCACCAGGCTTTTTGACAGCGCCGGGACCATATGGACAGTGGGTACCAACATGGCATCTCCGCTCTTTCAAGGGGGAACTTTGTGGTTTCAGAGGCGTGCCGCCATTGAGGCCTATCAGGCATCGCTCTCAGATTACCGGCAGGTTGTCATCAACGCCCTTCAGCAGGTGGCCGATACCCTTCGCGGAGTAGAACACGATGCCGAAACGCTCCGTGCACAGTCCGAAGCGCTTGTTATTGCCGAGGAAAATTTGAACCTGGTGAAGGCGAACTACGAGGCCGGTTTGGTCAACTATCTCCAAATGCTTACGGCAGACAACCAATACCAGCAGGCAAAGCTCGGCTACATCCAGGCAAAAGCGCTCCGTCTGCAGGATACCGCCGCGCTCTTTGTCGCCTTGGGCGGAGGTTGGTGGAACGCTGAAGCCAAACCTGCAGGGGAATGATGTGAACCCATTCCTGTTGAAATTTCAGGCAGGTGCTGCCTGCAGGAAATGGGATTGGCATCGGGATTTAGATGCTTCTAGGGGTCTAATCTCGAAATTGAGTAAACAATTTAGCAGTAACAGGAGGATTTCCCATGAAGATTCTGGTGGCAACAGATGGTTCCAAGCAATCCATGAAAGCTGTGCACAGGGCATTGAAAATGGCCGAGCAAGAGGGTGCGCAGGTTACCCTGATAACGGTGGCTTCTTATCTTGCAGCAGATTTCGCTGAATTGCCATTGGATATCAGGGAAAGGTTTAAAGCAATGTCGATGAAGGTTTTAGATGATGCCAAAGCTCTTTTTGATGCAAAGGGCATTTCTGCCGAAACAGTGCTGTCGGAAGGCGTTGTGGCCGCCAACAGCATCTTGAGACTGGCGGAGGAAGGCGGTTTTGATGAGATTATTCTTGGGAGCACTGGAACAACCGGTCTCGTCAGGGCTCTCATCGGAAGCACCGCCTCAAAAGTAGTATCGCATGCTCCCTGCACCGTTACCGTGGTCAGATAGAATCATAAAATAAAATTGGTCGGGTAGTCCGCGTCGGCTATCTCGGAATACCCGGCCTCATGTCCCTGAAGTTCTTTCGGGGAAGGGAATATAACGCTCCGGTTTATAACCTCCAAGAACTCCCTTGGGGGAGAGGACCACTTGCCACAACTGGTTCATTCTCGCCCTGAAGGACGCGGCGCAGGAGAGCAGATAGTATTTCCACATGCGGTAGAATCGTTCGTCATAATCTTTTTTGAGGATCTCCCAGCTCTCATGGAAGTTCCGGAACCAGTGCATGAGCGTCTTGTCATAATCGGCGCCAAAGCTGTGCCAATCTTCCAGTACAAATATCCCTTCTACGGCCGAGCATATCTGCTTTGCAGAGGGCAGCATGGAATGGGGGAAAATATAACGGTCTATCCAGGGGTCGGTATTCGTGACAGATTCGTTTCCGCCGATCGTATGGAGTAAAAAGAGCCCATCTTCTTTCAAACATTTTCTGGCGACATGCATCAAAGTAGGATAGTTCTTGTATCCGACATGTTCAAACATGCCGATGGATACAATGCGGTCGAAGGTACCGTCAATGCTTCGATAATCCTGCAAACGGATATCGACGGGAAGGCTACGACACAATTCTTTTGCATATTCCGCCTGCTGCTTCGAAACAGTGATGCCCACAACTTTGACATGGTATTTTTCAGCGGCAAATTTTGCGGTGCCACCCCAGCCACAACCGATATCCAGCACCTCCATTCCCGGTTGCAGATCCAGCTTCCGGCACACAAGATCCAACTTGGATATCTGCGCTTCCTCAAGAGTGGATGCCGTCTCCCAATAGCCGCAGCTGTAGATCATGAGATCGTCGAGCATGCACCGGTAAAGGTTGTTGCCAATGTCGTAATGGTGTTGAACGTCCCTGCAGTTGCGTGACGGCTTCTGGAGGTTCAACAAGCGGGCTTTCAGCATGTCTGCATAATAGGTTTTGAGCTTGACTTTCTTGTCCAATTCAGACCGCAGAATCCTGAAAAAGAATTCATCGAGCCTGGAGCAATCCCACCAGCCGTCCATATAGGATTCTCCCAGAGCCAGCGACCCTCCCTGAAACAACCTCGGATAGAATTCATCATTGTGGATCTGTATGTCCCAAGGCCGGTTCCCCCCGATTTCAATATCGACTGAGGTTAACAGTTCTTGAATCTTTTTGCGGAAATTCTCCCGAAACATGGTCTCTACTCCTCCACAGAAAAAACCGACGATTCCGATAAACCTTGAAATCATGAGGCGGCAGGAGCAGCGATGATATGTCATTTAAAGGTAAAAACCTTCGCGAATAATCTTCCATGGCATGCTGAACTTCATTCCGCTCCACCAGCCTCGAAATCATCTGGTGCATCAGACGGGGCACTCAAACATTCACGCCCATGAAATGGCCCTGGCCGTGTCTGCCGCTCGATCTTCTTCCCGGCCGGATTTCCGTTGGATCTGTCATTCTTTCTCCGGAACCGGCCCTTCGGGTGGGGTATAAGGAATTCCCTCCTCCAGGGATTCGAACACATCCTCACTGTAGTCACGGCCTACGGATGCCGGAGGCTCCGCCTCAAGGGGGGGCGGCACCACCTTACCGGGTGTTCGGTCCTCTCGCTCCCAGGCTATTTCGTCTGTCCCGATGAGATCGACAACCGACGTGAGGCCCATAACGTCGGTCAGAATCTGCAACAGGATCTGGTGTTCGACTTCGTCGGGGAGAAGCCCTTCCAGATAGACCATTCCCCGCCGACATGAAATTTCCAACTCGTCCAGTTCGACTCTTCCATCGTTGCGGAGATGTTCTATGATGAGCAATTCCAGTTCTTCATCGCTCATGTTCCGGTATTCCTCGGGTAAGGCTGCGCAGGGTATGAGTTCGTGAGGGCGACGCAGTCTCTTTTGCTTTTTCTCGAACCGTCGGGCGCATGCAACGCACAAACGCGTCTCGGGAATCGCCTTCAGGCGTCCATAAGAGATGAGCGCTTCACATTCCTCGCATATGCCGTAGGAACCCGCAGCCATCTTGCAAAGCGCCAGATCGATGGCTTCGATTTCCTCCTTTGTCCGTTCGTCCAGGCGATCATACAGGGTGGTGATGTCAGTTTTTTGAGCTTCTTCCTCGAGTTCGATGTCGCGCTCGCCCAAGGCCTGCCAGTCCGCTTCAAACTGATGAAGTCGCGTGAAAACCTCTCTTCGACGCTGGAGAAGTAGGGTCCGGAGGTGTGTCAAATCTTGTTCCGTCATGATGGCTCTCCCCCCATGAGAATAAGTTCAGCTGCTCGCTCACAGGACAGCTTTTCCCATATTTTCAAGGATCTTTATTATCCACAATCCTGCGCGCTGTTTCCTCCGGTAACTCTCTTCACCCCCCATAGCTAGTTCCCGCCGCAGCGCAACGCTCCCTCCTTCCCTCAGGTACCGGATCTTCAAAGCGCCCTGCCCGGGCAAATCTCACGAAAGGGATGAGATCGGATTCCTCATCCCTTCTTATCCAGCACGGTTGATGGGGTCAGCACTTACAACCTATCCGGCCCCCCTGTGGACTTTGCCCCCCTTGGTCCCCCCTCGAGGGGGGAATTGAAGGGGGGTGTCCGCTGCCGAGGAAGGTTTTCGGATAGGCTTTTACAACAAGTCAGGATCCTCATTTGACCGTGATTTTGATCTCCTTCGACTTGGCCTCTTCCGTTTTGGGCAACACTACGGTCAGTATTCCCTTCTCGAAAGTTGCCTCGATTTTTTCCATTTGAACGGTGGACGGCAGTCGGAAAGAACGTTGAAAGGATCCGGAATACCTCTCGATGGAATGGAAATGCTCGCCCTTTTTCTCCGCCTCCTTTGTCTTCTCCCCTTTTATGGTGAGACGATCCCCCACGAGGCTGACGTCGATATCCTTGGCCTCAAGACCAGGCAGCTCGGCTTTCACGTAAATGCATTCGTCCGTTTCGGATATATCGACCGCGGGACTCCATTCCTGAGAAAAAAGAGAGGGGAACCGGCTCTCACCGAAGAACCTGTTCAAAAGATTGTCCATTTCCTTGCGCAACGAAGTCAATTCTTTTTGAGGGCTCCAAGGTATAAGGTCCATCATGTGATCTCCTCTTTTTGCTCTTTTCCGTGGAAAAGGCCTCCATAGATTCTTCCTTTTCTGGTGGATGCAGGAATGCTCCTCAGAGCCTATCCACCGACGCAGGCTCCGTTCGTGCTGAGCGAAAGTGTGAACGGGATTCGTCCGCACTTCGATATCTCAGGGCGAACGGAGAAAATTTTGGGATAGGCTTTTAGAACCTGCTCTACGCGCCCTCACCTCAACCCTATCCCCAATGGGGCTGGGAAGATTTTTTTTACGGGCGGACCAGATGGATGGGAACCTTCCCGGGGAAAAGAGCTGGTGGATTGATTTGATGCAGCAAATTGCATCGGTCCTCTTGACGACGATCAAAATACTATTATGCCCCATAAAGCCATAACTCTCCCGAGGCCAAAAGGATGCTTTAAGTCAGTACGATCTATAAGGAACAAATGACGATTGTATTTATTTTCTTGTGATTATACTAAATATTTAAGCTTTGTGAGTCAATAAGCTATCATTCGCCATACGTGAAGATGTCAATCCATAACCTATGGTTTTCTGGATTCCCGCCCAAAACATGTGGGGATGACGAAAGGCAGCCCGCAACGTCATTCCCTCGAAGGCTGGAATCCAGACCTTGAGCCTTCACTGTTTCTTCTCGATGCCTTCCGCCGTTCCATCGAGATATGCCTGTATGAGAGCCTCCCTTTCCCTGCTCACCGAGTTCATCAGCACCTTGCCTCCGAAGCCGAAGCACTCCTCTGCCACCCGCTCCGGGTCGGCCCTTCTCACCAGAGTGAACAGGGCAGAGCTTCCGGGCTTGAATTCTTCAGAAAGATCTTTCATGAACTGGTCGTCGACTCCCACATCCGTTAGAGAAGCGGACACCGCCCCTGTGACTGCACCCAAAACAGCCCCGATCAAAGGGCTGAGAAGGATGCTGCCAACGATGAGCCCCGTGATACTCCCCGCAAATCCTCCCTTCCTTGCCGGCCTGTGCATCTGATGGTACCTGACCCTACCGTCAGCTTCCTTGACAACAACTACAGCATCCTCCAGATCGATGAATCCGCTGCGCTGGAGCTTCAGGAGCTTGAGACGCGCTTCCTCGGCTTTCAGTTCGTCATCGAAAACGATGACGGTAAGGTTGCTCGTATATTTCTCCCTGAGCCTCGCCCTGAAAAGTTCCGGTCCGACCCACTCCTCAAAGCTTGCTGCAAGCCTGTTTGTCGCACCGAAAGAATCCACCGCGAGGATGCTTCCGTCTCGCGTGTTCAGCATGAGGTATTCGTCGATTTCTTCATAGGCCTTATTGACGATGATGGTCTTGACGCCGACATAGCCGATCACCACGTTCTCCATTGAGAATTTGGGTATCGATGAGCGAAAAGCGAGAGTGGTCCCAATCACGAAATCAGGGGAACCCAATCCGCCAAGCCAGCTCTTTTTGTGGATGGGATCTTCCGACAGCCTTTTTCCATAGTTTTCCATGAAGCCGGCATACTCTTCAGGAAGCCTGACCCCCAACCTCTTTGAAGCATAGTCCGCAAAATGTCCCATTTCAATAATCCTTTCCATTGGCTGGACTCGGTTTCATGGTGAGTGAGAGCCGGAATCGCTCCAGCATCACCATCCCTGAGAGAGTTGAGGCACTCCCACCTATCTTCCATCTCCATGTCTCGACTTCAAGGAAATATTTGTTTGTCGGAGCGGTACGCGGACACCGGCATCAAAGCAGCCACTTCACTGTTGAGGATTTCTTTTTCAAAAAACCTGAAGAAGAATGCTATCGTATCGAGGATTTGAAAATTTTTTATAACAATAGCCCATTCACGGGTTGTATTTCAACCGAGTTTTCATCATAACGACTCCAAAAATTTTTCAGTTTTCCTCAGTGAACACGATGCCCTGGGGTAATCGCCCATAGATTCTTGACAAGTTTTCTCCGAGATTTTAGTTTTTATTCAGCTTGTTCTATCCATAAGTTACAGTAAAAGAAGCAAAAGCAGGTATAAAAACAATATGAGAGGCACTCGATTATCTGTATGACGAGATGCTTCCGTGGACAAGCCGATTATTCCACGATCCCGCAGGAACGACGAACGAGAACCACCCAACATTTCTTTCCAACAGCCTTGTGCGAGGTGCAAACTTGCTTTGGACGCCCATTCAAAAGCAGCCTGAATCATGGACCGTACTTCCGAACCTCCTGGATTATTCCAGCACCATGGCTCATTTCTCATGGGAGGATATCCGCCGTGAATTGGAAGGCCTTCCCGGAGGCAAAGGGCTCAATATCGCTCACGAAGCGGTCGACCGCCATGCCGATGGGCCGCTCCGCGACCACGTGGCTCTGCGATGGCTCGGGAGCGAAGGCGCGACCCGTGACTTCACCTATGGTGAACTGAAAGGGCAGAGCAACCGCTTTGCCAATGTTCTCAGAGGGCTGGGAATAGGAAAGGGAGACACGGTCTCCGTTTTGGCAGACCGCATTCCAGAGCTGTACATCGCCGCTCTGGGGACTCTCAAAAACACGAGCGTCTTCTGCCCCCTCTTCTCCGCCTTCGGTCCGGAGCCCATCTATCAGCGGCTGAGCAAAGGAGACGCAAAAGTCCTGGTGACTTCACAGCGTCGATACAGCCAGAAGGTGAGCCACCTGATGGACACTCTGCCCAAGCTGCAGCACGTGCTCCTGGTGGATGCGGAAGACCATTTGGGGAAAGGCCTACTGTCGCTTCCCCGGCTCTTGGCGGAGTCATCCGAGGTATTTTCCATCCCACCGACCGATCCCGAGGACAGTGCGTTTCTGCATTTTACGAGCGGCACTACGGGGATGCCCAAGGGTGCGATCCATGTACACAATGCCGTCCTCACCCATTACGTGACCGGCAAATATGTCATGGATTTTCACCCGGGAGACATCTTCTGGTGCACGGCCGACCCGGGATGGATCACAGGCACTTCCTATGGGATTGTTGCGCCCCTGCTCCACGGGATCACCAACATCATTGATGAAGCGGATTTCGACGCAATGCGATGGTGTCACATCCTGGAGTCCGAGAAGGTAAGCATCTGGTACACGGCGCCCACGGCCATCCGCAGATTCATGCGGCTGAGCCTTGAACCGAGCCGGCATTACGATCTCCGTCACCTGCGCGTCATTCACAGCGTCGGCGAACCGCTCAACCCCGAGGCGGTCGTCTGGGGCCAGAAGGCCATGGGGCTCCCCATCCATGACAACTGGTGGCAGACCGAAACGGGCGGCATCATGATCGCCAACTTCCCCGCCATGGAAATCCGGCCCGGTTCCATGGGACGCCCCATTCCCGGCGTCGAGGCCGCCATCGTCCGGCGCATCGACAAGGATACCGTGGAAGTGATCGAAGAGCCTGAAATACAGGGAGACCTTGCACTCCGGCCGGGCTGGCCTTCCATGTTCCGGGGGTATCTGCACGACGAGGAGCGCTACAGGAAGTGCTTCGTCGGCGGATGGTATCTGACGGGAGACCTGGCGAAGCGCGACGCAGACGGCTACTTTTGGTTCGTCGGTCGCGCCGACGACATCATCAAGACATCCGGCCACATGGTGGGTCCCTTCGAAGTGGAGAGCACCCTCATGGAGCACCCCGCTGTAGCTGAAGCGGGAGTCATAGGAAAACCGGACCCTCTCATTGGAGAAATAGTAAAAGCGTTCGTCGCCCTCAAGCCAGGAATAAATCCAAGTGAGGAGCTTCGCCTGGAGCTCATCGGTTTTGCCCGCAAGAAGCTGGGTTCGGCGGTGGCGCCCAAGGAGATCGATTTTCAGCCCAACCTTCCCAAAAACAAGGCCGGCAAGATCATGCGGCGGCTGCTCAAGGCCCGCGAACTGGGTCTGCCCGAAGGCGATCTGTCTACCCTGGAGAACAACTAATGAAAACGAAAACCACCAAAAAAACAAAGGCCGCAGTTGTGGACCGTGACCATGCATTGCACCTGCTGCGCTCTATGATTCGCATCCGGCGCCTGGAGGAGAAGTGCGCCGAACTCTACAGCGCCATGAAGATACGGGGTTTTTTACACCTTTATGACGGTGAGGAGGCAGTGGCCGTCGGGGTCCTGGAAGCACTGACTCTGGACGATGCCGTTGTGGCCACCTACCGGGAGCACGGCCATGCGCTGATAAGAGGCCTTTCGGCGGGCTGTATTCTGGCGGAGATGTACGGAAAACAGGAAGGCTGCAGCCGCGGTCGAGGCGGTTCCATGCATCTTTTCGACGCCAAGACTCGGCTTTACGGAGGCAATGCCATCGTTGGCGGCGGTCTTCCCATCGCCGTCGGGCTGGCACTGGCGGACAAGATGCAGAAAAGGCCGCACGTCACGTGCTGCTTTTTCGGAGACGGAGCCGTCGCCGAAGGGGAATTCCATGAAAGCATGAACCTGGCCTCCCTGTGGAAACTGCCGGTCCTTTTTATCTGCGAAAACAACCTTTACGCCATGGGGACAGCGCTGAAATACACACAGGCCGTCAGGGATCTCGCCCGCAAGGCTGCAAGCTATGACGTGGCTTCCGCCGCTGTAGACGGGATGGATGTTCTGGCGGTCGAGGCGGCTGCAAAAAAAGCGGTGGAGGCCGTTCGCTCCGGCGAGGGACCTCATTTCCTGGAATGTCTCACCTATCGTTTTCGGGCTCATTCCATGTTCGACCCGGAGCTCTATCGGTCCAAAGCGGAGGTTGAAGAGTGGAAAAAGCGCTGCCCCATCGAGACGTTCATTCAGAGGCTCAAAAGTGAAGGGCTCATGAGCGATGCGGACCTGGAGGAAATCGAGCGCGACATCGCTCGGGAAATCAACGAAGCAGTCGCCTTCGCCGAGGCTTGCACCTGGGAGCCCCTCGAAGACCTGACCCGCTTCGTCTATTCGGAACGGAGGATACCATGAGCAACGGCGTTGAGAGCATGCAGAAGCTCACTTACCGGGAGGCTGTGCGCGAAGCCATCCGGGAGGCCATGCGAAAAGACGAGAGGGTTTTCCTCATGGGGGAGGATGTCGGCCGATACGGGGGGTGCTTCGCCGTGAGCAAGGGGTTGCTCGAGGAGTTCGGTCCGGAGAGGATCATCGATACCCCTCTTTCGGAATCCGGGTTCACGGGAGCGGGCATCGGCGCCGCCCTCGGCGGGATGCGGCCCATCGTGGAGATCATGACGGTCAACTTCAGCCTTCTGGCTGCCGATCAGATTGTCAACAACGCCGCCGTTTATCTCCACATGTCCGGAGGGCTCTTCAATGTGCCCATCGTCATCCGGATGGCGACGGGAGGCGGCCGGCAGGTGGCGGCTCAGCACTCCCGCAGCCTTGAAGGCTGGTATGCCCACATCCCCGGAATAAAAGTGCTGAGTCCCGCAACGGTCGAGGACGCACGGGGCATGCTCTGGACCGCCCTGGAAGATCCGGACCCGGTGCTCATCTTCGAGAACAGCGGACTTTACAACATGGAAGGCATGCTTCCCGCCGATGCCGGTCCAGTCGATATCGACAAGGCCCGTATCCGAAGAGAGGGCAAAGACATCACCATCATCAGCTACTCGGCAAGTCTCATCAAGTCCCTGGATGCTGCGGAAATCCTCTCGAAGGAAGGGATTGAAGCGGAGGTGATCGACCTGCGAACGCTGCGCCCCCTCGATGAAAAGACCTTCCTGGATTCGGTGGCCAGGACGCATCGTGCACTCATCGTGGATGAGGGATGGCGCACCGGGAGCATCTCCGCAGAGATCAGCGCACGAATCATGGAGGGCGCCTTTTACGAACTTGATGCTCCCGTGGAGCGCCTTTGTACCGTAGAAGTGCCCTTGCCGTATGCCAAGCACCTCGAGGACGCGGCCCTGCCTCAGGTGGACAAGATCGTAGACATCGTCAGGAAAATGGTG
This region of Desulforhabdus amnigena genomic DNA includes:
- a CDS encoding ABC transporter ATP-binding protein, which translates into the protein MSERAVKAIELVKWFGEGAAKTYAVKGISFEANFGEMLYIVGPSGSGKTTLLSMISGILRPNSGTVVIHGQEIWKLGNNAIADFRLNTIGFVFQDYHLFPKLTTLENVAIPLILKKQDWKKAMDTAMEFLEVVELKERASLPPLKLSGGEQQRVAIARAIVSRPDILILDEPTASLDGNTGKKILGFVKENVLNEHRCILIVTHDSRIFEYADRMIKMEDGKIVEVLSGGFDEE
- a CDS encoding HlyD family secretion protein, with the translated sequence MRNKLLFALAILGIVAGFVSAYIYSTQKKALPPVFNPAPNPYVKGIYTNGIVESYQSNGENINIFPEVSGTVAQIPVVEGAKVRRGDPLLVMDDSIQRALVEQQKAQADAAQALLQQLKAQPRKETLEVSKAQVDFAAASYKTSLAQYEKQKKSYELNPKSVSPDQLDNAENAAKAAQANLLVAQKQYELTKAGAWIYDIRNQQYQYEALSKALASSKALLEKYTLRAPVDGVILAVNTAVGSFISPQGAYGTYTQGFNPIIVMATSAPYCGVRCYIDEILIARLPPPDQMNARMFFRGTNISVPLEYERVQPYVIPKIELSNQRTERVDVRVLPILFRFKPLKDMAVYPGQLVDVYVESK
- a CDS encoding efflux transporter outer membrane subunit; translation: MLAYGCAVGPDFVRPKPPAVSRYTQGKQPTETVSADGQAQVFEYGANITEDYWRMFKSPPLNAMIREAIEENPGLQSAQARLRQSQENLRAGYGVFFPQIGGSFDATRQKFSPQKFGSSSPSNIFNLFTASATISYVLDVFGGQRRTIESLSAQVDQQNYTTQAAYLTLTGNIVNAAIAQAAYRAEIEASEQIISFEKELVELTETQAQAGTVPYVNVLSLKSQLLATEATLPTLKKNLDQSLHLLAALLGRASGEWLPPPLTLEDFALPANLPITLPSELVRRRPDILASEAQVHTASANVGVATAAMFPSFTLSGELGQNSSDITRLFDSAGTIWTVGTNMASPLFQGGTLWFQRRAAIEAYQASLSDYRQVVINALQQVADTLRGVEHDAETLRAQSEALVIAEENLNLVKANYEAGLVNYLQMLTADNQYQQAKLGYIQAKALRLQDTAALFVALGGGWWNAEAKPAGE
- a CDS encoding universal stress protein; the encoded protein is MKILVATDGSKQSMKAVHRALKMAEQEGAQVTLITVASYLAADFAELPLDIRERFKAMSMKVLDDAKALFDAKGISAETVLSEGVVAANSILRLAEEGGFDEIILGSTGTTGLVRALIGSTASKVVSHAPCTVTVVR
- the cfa gene encoding cyclopropane fatty acyl phospholipid synthase gives rise to the protein MFRENFRKKIQELLTSVDIEIGGNRPWDIQIHNDEFYPRLFQGGSLALGESYMDGWWDCSRLDEFFFRILRSELDKKVKLKTYYADMLKARLLNLQKPSRNCRDVQHHYDIGNNLYRCMLDDLMIYSCGYWETASTLEEAQISKLDLVCRKLDLQPGMEVLDIGCGWGGTAKFAAEKYHVKVVGITVSKQQAEYAKELCRSLPVDIRLQDYRSIDGTFDRIVSIGMFEHVGYKNYPTLMHVARKCLKEDGLFLLHTIGGNESVTNTDPWIDRYIFPHSMLPSAKQICSAVEGIFVLEDWHSFGADYDKTLMHWFRNFHESWEILKKDYDERFYRMWKYYLLSCAASFRARMNQLWQVVLSPKGVLGGYKPERYIPFPERTSGT
- a CDS encoding TraR/DksA C4-type zinc finger protein codes for the protein MTEQDLTHLRTLLLQRRREVFTRLHQFEADWQALGERDIELEEEAQKTDITTLYDRLDERTKEEIEAIDLALCKMAAGSYGICEECEALISYGRLKAIPETRLCVACARRFEKKQKRLRRPHELIPCAALPEEYRNMSDEELELLIIEHLRNDGRVELDELEISCRRGMVYLEGLLPDEVEHQILLQILTDVMGLTSVVDLIGTDEIAWEREDRTPGKVVPPPLEAEPPASVGRDYSEDVFESLEEGIPYTPPEGPVPEKE
- a CDS encoding Hsp20/alpha crystallin family protein — encoded protein: MMDLIPWSPQKELTSLRKEMDNLLNRFFGESRFPSLFSQEWSPAVDISETDECIYVKAELPGLEAKDIDVSLVGDRLTIKGEKTKEAEKKGEHFHSIERYSGSFQRSFRLPSTVQMEKIEATFEKGILTVVLPKTEEAKSKEIKITVK
- a CDS encoding DUF1269 domain-containing protein — protein: MGHFADYASKRLGVRLPEEYAGFMENYGKRLSEDPIHKKSWLGGLGSPDFVIGTTLAFRSSIPKFSMENVVIGYVGVKTIIVNKAYEEIDEYLMLNTRDGSILAVDSFGATNRLAASFEEWVGPELFRARLREKYTSNLTVIVFDDELKAEEARLKLLKLQRSGFIDLEDAVVVVKEADGRVRYHQMHRPARKGGFAGSITGLIVGSILLSPLIGAVLGAVTGAVSASLTDVGVDDQFMKDLSEEFKPGSSALFTLVRRADPERVAEECFGFGGKVLMNSVSREREALIQAYLDGTAEGIEKKQ